One Kitasatospora sp. MAP12-44 DNA segment encodes these proteins:
- a CDS encoding antitoxin: protein MSMLDKLKGLLHGHEDSAQQGAQKAGDALDAKTGNKYEREVDAAQDKMNQQLGQQPPTDPQ from the coding sequence ATGTCGATGCTTGACAAGCTCAAGGGATTGCTGCACGGACACGAGGACTCTGCCCAGCAGGGGGCCCAGAAGGCCGGCGACGCCCTCGACGCGAAGACGGGCAACAAGTACGAGCGCGAGGTCGACGCCGCTCAGGACAAGATGAACCAGCAGCTCGGCCAGCAGCCGCCGACCGACCCCCAGTAG
- a CDS encoding Gfo/Idh/MocA family oxidoreductase — MRIGLLGTGPWAQRVHAPVLAAHPGVEFAGVWGRRPAAAAELAAAHGTTAYQDLDALLAAVDAVSVAVPPAVQAGLAVRAAEAGRHLLLDKPLALDVEQAAAVLAAVERARVRAEVFFTLRFDEGQSAWTDQQAASGGWFTGHAQWLGAVFTTDSPYAASPWRRERGALWDVGPHVLSVLLPTLGEVEQVTAAAGPGDTVHLALRHAGGASSTASLSLTAPAAAAGVGIELRGEAGVSRLPGSTAGPGAAFHRAVDALLADQPHPCDAAFGLRVVRLLAAAEEALATGTTVRGL, encoded by the coding sequence ATGCGCATCGGACTTCTGGGTACCGGCCCGTGGGCGCAGCGGGTGCACGCGCCCGTGCTGGCGGCCCACCCCGGCGTGGAGTTCGCCGGGGTGTGGGGCCGGCGCCCGGCGGCGGCCGCCGAACTCGCGGCGGCGCACGGGACGACGGCCTACCAGGACCTGGACGCGCTGCTCGCCGCCGTGGACGCGGTCTCGGTGGCCGTGCCGCCCGCCGTGCAGGCCGGGCTCGCGGTGCGCGCGGCCGAGGCGGGTCGGCACCTGCTGCTGGACAAGCCACTCGCCCTGGACGTCGAGCAGGCGGCCGCGGTGCTGGCGGCGGTCGAGCGGGCCCGGGTGCGCGCCGAGGTCTTCTTCACGCTGCGCTTCGACGAGGGCCAGTCCGCCTGGACGGACCAACAGGCGGCCAGCGGCGGCTGGTTCACCGGCCACGCGCAGTGGCTGGGCGCGGTCTTCACCACCGACAGCCCGTACGCGGCCTCGCCCTGGCGCCGCGAGCGGGGAGCGCTCTGGGACGTCGGCCCGCACGTGCTGTCGGTGCTGCTGCCCACGCTCGGCGAGGTCGAGCAGGTCACCGCGGCGGCCGGCCCCGGGGACACCGTGCACCTGGCCCTGCGGCACGCCGGCGGCGCCTCCAGCACCGCGAGCCTCAGCCTGACGGCCCCGGCGGCGGCCGCCGGAGTGGGCATCGAGCTGCGCGGGGAGGCCGGGGTGAGCAGGCTGCCCGGCTCCACCGCCGGTCCCGGCGCGGCCTTCCACCGCGCCGTCGACGCCCTGCTCGCGGACCAGCCGCACCCGTGCGACGCGGCCTTCGGCCTGCGTGTGGTGCGCCTGCTGGCCGCCGCGGAGGAGGCGCTGGCCACCGGCACCACGGTCCGGGGGCTCTGA